The Manihot esculenta cultivar AM560-2 chromosome 1, M.esculenta_v8, whole genome shotgun sequence genome has a window encoding:
- the LOC110616385 gene encoding methionine aminopeptidase 1A, whose amino-acid sequence MAGGSDVAEATAALSCVQCGKPAHLQCPKCMELKLPREGAAFCTQDCFKASWSSHKSVHLKAKLSSLGTGSTGEQDLAVLNEGWLYCLRRGQSRTPKLPHFDWTGKLRPYPISPTRVVPAHIDRPDWAVDGIPKIEPNSELQHIVEIKTPDQIQRMRETCRIAREVLDAAARIIRPGVTTDEIDRVVHEATIAAGGYPSPLNYHFFPKSCCTSVNEVICHGIPDARKLEDGDIVNVDVTVYYKGVHGDLNETYFVGNVDEASRQLVQCTYECLEKAISMVKPGIRFREIGEVINRHATMSGLSVVKSYCGHGIGELFHCAPNIPHYGRNKAVGVMKAGQTFTIEPMINSGVWRDRMWPDGWTAVTADGKRSAQFEHTLLVTETGVEVLTARLSSSPSVFPWLNA is encoded by the exons ATGGCCGGCGGCTCTGATGTGGCGGAAGCAACTGCAGCCCTGTCGTGTGTTCAATGCGGGAAGCCTGCGCACCTTCA GTGCCCAAAGTGCATGGAATTAAAGCTTCCCCGTGAAGGTGCTGCTTTCTG CACACAGGACTGCTTTAAGGCTTCTTGGAGCTCTCATAAATCAGTTCATTTGAAGGCAAAACTGTCCTCGCTTGGGACTGGTTCTACAGGTGAACAAGATTTAGCTGTACTTAATGAAGGTTGGCTGTATTGCTTGAGGAGAGGACAAAGTCGAACTCCAAAACTTCCTCATTTTGATTGGACAGG GAAACTAAGACCCTATCCCATATCCCCCACACGAGTAGTTCCAGCTCACATTGATCGACCGGACTGGGCAGTTGAT GGAATCCCAAAGATTGAACCCAACAGTGAATTGCAGCACATTGTGGAG ATCAAAACACCAGATCAAATTCAAAGAATGCGAGAAACTTGTCGA ATAGCAAGAGAGGTTTTGGATGCAGCTGCTCGGATCATTCGTCCTGGTGTAACTACTGATGAAATTGATCGAGTAGTTCATGAGGCAACTATTGCTGCTG GAGGATATCCGTCCCCTTTAAATTATCATTTCTTTCCAAAGTCTTGCTGCAC GTCAGTTAATGAAGTAATCTGCCATGGAATTCCTGATGCCAG GAAATTAGAGGATGGTGATATTGTAAATGTGGATGTCACAGTGTACTACAAAGGTGTCCATG GGGATCTCAATGAAACATACTTCGTAGGAAATGTTGATGAAGCATCTCGTCAGTTGGTCCAGTGTACTTATGAATGTTTGGAGAAAGCAATATCCATGG TTAAACCTGGAATCCGATTTCGTGAAATTGGAGAAGTTATTAACCGTCATGCTACAATGTCAGGTTTATCTGTG GTGAAGTCATATTGCGGTCATGGTATTGGGGAGCTCTTCCACTGTGCACCAAATATTCCCCATTATGGAA GGAATAAAGCTGTTGGCGTGATGAAGGCTGGACAGACCTTTACTATTGAACCCATGATTAATTCAG GGGTTTGGCGAGATCGAATGTGGCCTGATGGATGGACTGCTGTCACTGCAGATGGCAAACGCAGTGCTCAATTCGAGCACACTCTTTTG GTGACAGAAACAGGAGTTGAAGTTCTGACAGCACGGCTGTCATCATCGCCCAGTGTGTTCCCATggttaaatgcatga
- the LOC110619992 gene encoding auxin-responsive protein SAUR36, with amino-acid sequence MRNIRGFRIGKRLVGISRWIFRRNRSSSSYNRLYSPGQTCRPKPFAKLINWYRRFTTEAKSLCSGIPRLDYIPVGEEPIPENSLTVPKGHLAIYVGQKDGDFHRVLVPVIYINHPLFGELLRGAEDEYGFNQQGGITIPCRYSDFERVQTRISAGSGRRKLAWKPNHN; translated from the coding sequence ATGAGAAATATAAGGGGCTTCAGGATTGGAAAACGACTGGTCGGGATCTCAAGATGGATCTTCCGGCGGAACCGTAGCTCATCCAGTTACAATCGGCTATACTCACCGGGACAAACATGCAGGCCCAAGCCCTTTGCGAAGCTTATCAACTGGTATCGCCGCTTCACGACAGAAGCAAAATCACTTTGTTCCGGGATACCCAGGTTGGATTACATCCCCGTGGGTGAGGAACCTATTCCGGAAAATTCTTTGACGGTGCCGAAGGGACACTTGGCGATCTATGTGGGGCAAAAGGACGGCGATTTCCACAGAGTTTTGGTGCCCGTTATTTACATTAACCATCCCCTGTTTGGCGAGCTATTGAGAGGAGCAGAAGATGAGTACGGGTTCAATCAACAAGGTGGGATAACAATTCCCTGCCGGTACTCCGATTTTGAGAGGGTCCAAACCCGGATCTCTGCAGGATCGGGCCGACGTAAGCTGGCGTGGAAGCCCAACCATAACTGA
- the LOC110623120 gene encoding plasmodesmata-located protein 8, with protein MGPFLLQKTPGETRIQESEKHYHILIFPPRNQTTKHIKNKAKPRLGKKQMLMRSLHFHYTHKIILLLSRLTSFFLIFFISDVNHGNLVQAHIFNYAGCSQEKYQPNSPFEGNLNSFLASVVSSSSQASYNSFAIGNGTSSPPEATIYGLYQCRGDLKIIDCSSCMQSAVNQIGLVCPYSYGAALQLEGCYVRYEHNDFLGKLDTSLRYKKCSKSINNDAEFFRRRDDVLADLQTAIGFKVSSSGLVEGYAQCLGDLNSADCSSCLADAVGKLKTLCGSAAAADVFLGQCYARYWASGYYDFSSDSSNQDEVGKTVAIIVGVLAGLAVLIVLLSICRKSMG; from the exons ATGGGCCCTTTCTTGCTGCAAAAGACTCCAGGTGAGACTAGAATTCAGGAAAGCGAAAAGCACTATCACATTCTTATTTTCCCACCAAGAAACCAAACAACTAAGCATATTAAAAACAAAGCAAAACCTAGACTGGGGAAAAAACAAATGTTGATGAGAAGCCTTCACTTTCACTACACTCACAAAATCATCCTACTTCTCAGTAGGCTCACTTCATTCTTTCTTATCTTCTTCATTTCTGACGTTAACCATGGCAACCTTGTCCAAGCACATATCTTCAACTATGCAGGTTGCTCTCAAGAAAAGTATCAACCCAACTCTCCCTTTGAAGGCAACCTCAACTCCTTTCTAGCCTCAGTTGTAAGCTCATCCTCTCAAGCCTCTTACAATAGCTTTGCTATTGGAAATGGAACCTCTAGCCCACCTGAAGCTACCATATATGGCTTGTATCAGTGCAGGGGTGATTTAAAGATTATTGACTGTTCAAGTTGCATGCAAAGCGCGGTTAACCAGATAGGTCTTGTTTGTCCATACTCTTATGGGGCTGCTTTACAACTAGAAGGCTGTTATGTAAGATATGAGCATAATGATTTCTTGGGAAAGCTAGATACGAGTCTGAGATACAAGAAGTGCAGTAAAAGTATAAACAATGACGCCGAATTCTTTCGGCGAAGAGATGATGTTCTTGCTGACTTGCAAACAGCAATAGGATTTAAGGTTAGTAGTTCAGGTCTAGTAGAAGGTTACGCTCAGTGTTTGGGGGACTTAAATTCAGCTGATTGCTCTTCTTGCCTTGCTGATGCTGTTGGGAAGTTAAAGACTTTATGCGGCTCAGCTGCGGCTGCCGATGTGTTCTTGGGACAGTGTTATGCGCGATACTGGGCATCGGGCTACTATGATTTCTCTTCAG ATTCCTCCAACCAGGATGAAGTGGGAAAAACAGTAGCCATCATCGTTGGTGTACTAGCAGGGCTGGCTGTTCTAATAGTTCTTCTCTCAATTTGCCGGAAATCAATGG GTTAA